The Streptomyces sp. SS1-1 genome has a segment encoding these proteins:
- a CDS encoding HelD family protein produces the protein MRREQEFIDGLYARVDALRGDTEAGVSDALAQGDKPMQARLERDILVAERSGLLAALNAVDGSLCFGRIDLSSGAAHHIGRIGLRADDTERTPILIDWRADVARPFYLATGHTPMGLRRRRHITTEGRTVTALHDEILDLGDRERTGHEDPTGDAVLLAALDAARTGRMHDIVQTIQAEQDEIIRAPHRGVLVVEGGPGTGKTAVALHRAAYLLYEHRELLAKRAVLIVGPNPAFLGYIGEVLPSLGETGVLLATVGELFPGVKATATDTREAAAVKGRADMADVLAEVVRDWQALPDPVIAIEHDREVLMLDDGLVKVAREKTRAARLPHNAAREHFEGHILNTLTELYAERVGTDPFDGTSLLDPSDITQIRDEIAENPEVWAAVDQLWPRLTPQRLVADFLADPVGYLPDEDAAAIRRPVTRAWTVADVPLLDEAAELLGEDDRIARARAERERETQIAYAQGVLDVSYASRTYEFEDKDEEDSEVLSAHDIIDAERFAERHEEDDHRSAAERAAADRTWAFGHIIVDEAQELSPMAWRLLMRRVPTRSMTLVGDPAQTAEPAGVGSWEDILQPYVEDRWEHTRLGVNYRTPAEIMELAAAVVRAENPDFEPPSSVRSTGERPWIRATDDLPEAVASAVKELTPAEGRLAVIAPRHLHRRLAARLDGVTAGEQPDLTRTVVLLDPRQAKGLEFDSVLVVEPGLYGTSDLYVALTRATQRLGVLHTGRLPKALSEN, from the coding sequence TTGCGACGCGAGCAGGAATTCATCGACGGCCTGTACGCACGCGTCGACGCCCTGCGCGGCGACACCGAGGCCGGAGTCTCGGACGCGCTCGCCCAGGGCGACAAGCCCATGCAGGCCCGCCTGGAGCGGGACATCCTCGTCGCCGAACGCTCGGGGCTGCTCGCCGCGCTCAACGCGGTGGACGGCTCCCTGTGCTTCGGCCGGATCGACCTCTCCTCCGGCGCGGCCCACCACATCGGCCGGATCGGCCTGCGCGCCGACGACACCGAGCGCACCCCGATCCTCATCGACTGGCGAGCCGACGTCGCCCGCCCCTTCTACCTGGCCACCGGCCACACCCCGATGGGGCTGCGGCGCCGGCGGCACATCACCACCGAGGGGCGGACCGTCACCGCCCTGCACGACGAGATCCTCGACCTCGGCGACCGCGAACGCACCGGCCACGAGGACCCCACCGGCGACGCCGTCCTGCTCGCCGCGCTCGACGCCGCCCGCACCGGCCGCATGCACGACATCGTGCAGACCATCCAGGCCGAGCAGGACGAGATCATCCGGGCACCGCACCGCGGTGTCCTCGTCGTCGAGGGCGGCCCCGGCACCGGCAAGACCGCCGTCGCCCTGCACCGCGCCGCCTACCTCCTCTACGAGCACCGCGAGCTGCTCGCCAAGCGGGCCGTCCTGATCGTCGGCCCCAACCCCGCCTTCCTCGGCTACATCGGCGAGGTCCTGCCCTCCCTCGGCGAGACCGGCGTCCTCCTGGCCACCGTCGGCGAACTCTTCCCCGGCGTGAAGGCGACCGCGACCGACACCCGCGAGGCGGCGGCCGTGAAGGGCCGCGCCGACATGGCCGACGTCCTCGCCGAGGTCGTCCGCGACTGGCAGGCGCTGCCCGACCCGGTGATCGCCATCGAGCACGACCGCGAGGTCCTCATGCTCGACGACGGACTGGTCAAGGTCGCCCGCGAGAAGACCCGTGCCGCCCGGCTGCCGCACAACGCGGCCCGCGAGCACTTCGAGGGGCACATCCTCAACACCCTCACCGAGCTGTACGCCGAGCGGGTCGGCACCGACCCCTTCGACGGCACGAGCCTCCTCGACCCCAGCGACATCACCCAGATCCGCGACGAGATCGCCGAGAACCCCGAGGTGTGGGCGGCCGTCGACCAGCTCTGGCCGCGGCTCACCCCGCAGCGCCTGGTCGCCGACTTCCTCGCCGACCCCGTCGGCTACCTCCCCGACGAGGACGCGGCCGCGATCCGGCGGCCCGTGACCCGGGCGTGGACCGTGGCGGACGTACCGCTGCTCGACGAGGCCGCCGAACTGCTCGGCGAGGACGACCGTATCGCCCGGGCCCGGGCCGAACGCGAGCGCGAGACGCAGATCGCCTACGCGCAGGGCGTGCTGGACGTGTCGTACGCGTCCCGGACCTACGAGTTCGAGGACAAGGACGAGGAGGACAGCGAGGTCCTCTCCGCGCACGACATCATCGACGCCGAGCGGTTCGCCGAACGCCACGAGGAGGACGACCACCGCAGCGCCGCCGAGCGGGCGGCGGCCGACCGCACCTGGGCGTTCGGGCACATCATCGTCGACGAGGCGCAGGAACTGTCCCCGATGGCCTGGCGGCTGCTCATGCGGCGCGTCCCCACCCGCTCGATGACCCTGGTCGGCGACCCGGCGCAGACGGCGGAACCGGCGGGCGTCGGCTCCTGGGAGGACATCCTCCAGCCGTACGTCGAGGACCGCTGGGAGCACACCCGGCTCGGCGTCAACTACCGCACGCCCGCCGAGATCATGGAGCTGGCGGCGGCCGTCGTCCGGGCGGAGAACCCGGACTTCGAACCGCCGAGCTCCGTTCGGTCGACGGGGGAGCGGCCCTGGATCCGGGCCACCGACGATCTGCCCGAGGCCGTGGCCTCGGCGGTGAAGGAGCTGACCCCGGCCGAGGGGCGGCTCGCGGTCATCGCCCCCCGCCATCTGCACCGGCGGCTGGCCGCTCGGCTGGACGGGGTGACGGCGGGGGAGCAGCCCGATCTCACGCGTACCGTCGTGCTCCTCGACCCCCGTCAGGCCAAGGGGTTGGAGTTCGACTCGGTGCTGGTGGTGGAGCCGGGGCTGTACGGCACGAGCGACTTGTACGTGGCCCTGACGCGTGCGACGCAACGCCTGGGAGTCCTCCACACGGGCCGCCTCCCCAAGGCCCTGTCCGAGAACTGA
- the glgB gene encoding 1,4-alpha-glucan branching enzyme, which translates to MTPRTTPSSDPDPQTPAESTQTGSTPAGSTPAVKKATAKKAAPAGKSTPARAVEKAVESMRRGAAKKAAPGAEAAETVAKKTAAKKAPVKAAAKKTAAKGAAAEKAVTKKAVTKAVAKKAPAQAAETPAPRKTTAKKAPAEKTVAKKAVVKKTAAKKAVAKKAAVKKTAAEKPAAKKTATTEAAARKTAAKKTVARQATARTPAKAASGKGAAPATPSAGGAAGEKAGARKIPAQQAAQKKIPAQQAAGGTPGPGAPVTVAGSAALDAADRDRLLSGTHHDPHSVLGAHPVPGGVAFRAFRPYALSVTVAAGAVRAELHDDGDGFFTGLLPLRDVPRDYRLLVAYEGSVHETEDAYRFLPALGELDLHLIGEGRHEELWKALGAQPMTHQGVTGTRFTVWAPNARGVSLAGTFNYWDGTGFPLRSLGGTGVWELFVPGIGEGELYKFEITRPDGSKTLRADPMARRTEAPPDTSSIVCASAYEWGDAEWLERRGTPAPHEAPFSVYEVHLASWRPGLTYRQLAEQLPAYVKDLGFTHVELMPVAEHPFGGSWGYQVTGFYAPTARLGTPDDFRYLVDRLHQAGIGVLMDWVPAHFPRDDWALAEFDGRPLYEHEDPLRSAHPDWGTLEFDFGRREVRNFLVANAVYWCEEFHIDGLRVDAVASMLYLDYSREPGQWVPNEHGGRENLDAVAFLQEMNATVYRRNPGIVTIAEESTAWDGVTRPTHVTGPGGFGGLGFGLKWNMGWMHDSLEYMTKEPVHRRYHHDEMTFSMVYAYSENYVLPISHDEVVHGKRSLVSKMPGDWWQQRANLRAYLGFMWAHPGKQLLFMGQEFAQGAEWSEAHGPDWWLLDPAYGAEADHRGVRDLVRDLNTVYRHTPALWQRDTDPSGFRWVVADAADDNVFAFLRYDAEGVPLLAVSNMSPVVREGYRLGVPEEVPAWHEVVNTDAARYGGGDVVNPEPVKPEPQSWHGCPASIRLTLPPLATVWLRPA; encoded by the coding sequence GTGACCCCCCGCACCACTCCCTCCAGCGACCCGGACCCGCAGACACCGGCCGAGTCCACGCAGACCGGGTCCACGCCGGCAGGGTCCACGCCGGCCGTGAAGAAGGCGACGGCGAAGAAGGCCGCACCGGCCGGGAAGTCCACGCCCGCGAGGGCCGTCGAGAAGGCCGTGGAGTCGATGCGGAGGGGGGCGGCGAAGAAGGCCGCACCGGGTGCGGAGGCGGCTGAGACGGTTGCGAAGAAGACGGCCGCGAAGAAGGCTCCGGTGAAGGCGGCCGCAAAGAAGACGGCTGCGAAGGGGGCCGCGGCGGAGAAGGCCGTCACGAAGAAGGCCGTGACGAAGGCCGTGGCCAAGAAGGCTCCGGCCCAGGCGGCCGAGACGCCCGCGCCGAGGAAGACCACCGCGAAGAAGGCCCCGGCCGAGAAGACCGTGGCCAAGAAGGCAGTCGTGAAGAAGACGGCCGCCAAGAAGGCAGTCGCGAAGAAGGCGGCCGTCAAGAAGACCGCGGCCGAGAAGCCCGCCGCCAAGAAGACGGCCACCACCGAGGCCGCCGCCAGGAAGACCGCCGCGAAGAAGACCGTGGCCCGGCAGGCCACCGCGCGGACGCCCGCCAAGGCCGCCTCCGGCAAGGGGGCCGCTCCCGCGACCCCGTCGGCCGGGGGCGCGGCCGGCGAGAAGGCCGGGGCCCGGAAGATCCCCGCCCAGCAGGCCGCGCAGAAGAAGATCCCGGCCCAGCAGGCGGCCGGGGGCACGCCCGGACCCGGCGCCCCCGTGACGGTCGCGGGCTCGGCCGCGCTGGACGCCGCCGACCGCGACCGGCTGCTGTCCGGCACGCACCACGACCCGCACTCCGTGCTCGGGGCGCACCCCGTCCCCGGCGGTGTCGCCTTCCGCGCCTTCCGGCCGTACGCCCTGTCGGTGACGGTCGCCGCCGGAGCCGTACGGGCCGAACTCCACGACGACGGCGACGGGTTCTTCACCGGGCTGCTCCCGCTGCGGGACGTCCCGCGGGACTACCGGCTCCTCGTGGCGTACGAGGGGTCGGTGCACGAGACCGAGGACGCCTACCGCTTCCTGCCCGCGCTCGGCGAGCTCGACCTGCATCTGATCGGTGAGGGCCGGCACGAGGAGCTGTGGAAGGCGCTCGGCGCCCAGCCGATGACCCACCAGGGCGTCACCGGCACCCGCTTCACCGTGTGGGCGCCGAACGCGCGCGGTGTCTCCCTCGCCGGCACCTTCAACTACTGGGACGGCACCGGCTTCCCGCTGCGCTCGCTCGGCGGCACCGGGGTGTGGGAGCTGTTCGTGCCCGGCATCGGCGAGGGCGAGCTGTACAAGTTCGAGATCACCCGGCCCGACGGTTCGAAGACGCTGCGCGCCGACCCGATGGCCCGCCGCACCGAGGCACCGCCGGACACGTCGTCCATCGTGTGCGCCTCGGCGTACGAGTGGGGCGACGCGGAGTGGCTGGAGCGGCGCGGCACACCGGCCCCGCACGAGGCGCCGTTCTCGGTGTACGAGGTGCACCTGGCGTCCTGGCGGCCGGGGCTGACGTACCGGCAGCTCGCCGAGCAGCTGCCCGCCTACGTCAAGGACCTCGGCTTCACGCACGTGGAGCTGATGCCGGTCGCCGAGCACCCGTTCGGTGGCTCGTGGGGCTACCAGGTCACCGGCTTCTACGCGCCCACGGCCCGGCTCGGCACGCCCGACGACTTCAGGTACCTCGTGGACCGGCTGCACCAGGCCGGGATCGGGGTGCTGATGGACTGGGTGCCGGCGCACTTCCCGCGCGACGACTGGGCGCTGGCCGAGTTCGACGGGCGTCCGCTGTACGAGCACGAGGACCCGCTGCGCTCCGCCCACCCCGACTGGGGCACCCTGGAGTTCGACTTCGGGCGGCGCGAGGTGCGCAACTTCCTGGTCGCCAACGCGGTGTACTGGTGCGAGGAGTTCCACATCGACGGGCTGCGGGTGGACGCCGTCGCCTCGATGCTCTACCTGGACTACTCGCGTGAGCCCGGACAGTGGGTGCCGAACGAGCACGGCGGCCGGGAGAACCTGGACGCGGTGGCCTTCCTCCAGGAGATGAACGCGACCGTGTACCGGCGCAACCCGGGGATCGTCACCATCGCCGAGGAGTCGACCGCCTGGGACGGGGTGACCCGGCCGACGCACGTGACCGGGCCGGGCGGCTTCGGCGGGCTGGGCTTCGGGCTGAAGTGGAACATGGGCTGGATGCACGACTCGCTGGAGTACATGACGAAGGAGCCGGTGCACCGCAGGTACCACCACGACGAGATGACGTTCTCGATGGTGTACGCGTACAGCGAGAACTACGTCCTGCCGATCTCGCACGACGAGGTGGTGCACGGCAAGCGGTCCCTGGTGTCGAAGATGCCCGGGGACTGGTGGCAGCAGCGGGCGAACCTGCGGGCGTATCTGGGCTTCATGTGGGCGCACCCCGGCAAGCAGCTGCTCTTCATGGGGCAGGAGTTCGCGCAGGGCGCGGAGTGGTCGGAGGCGCACGGGCCGGACTGGTGGCTGCTGGATCCGGCGTACGGGGCGGAGGCGGACCACCGGGGGGTGCGCGATCTGGTGCGTGATCTGAACACGGTGTACCGGCACACGCCGGCGCTGTGGCAGCGCGACACCGATCCGTCCGGGTTCCGGTGGGTGGTGGCGGACGCGGCCGACGACAACGTGTTCGCGTTCCTGCGGTACGACGCGGAGGGGGTGCCGCTGCTGGCGGTGTCGAACATGTCGCCGGTCGTGCGGGAGGGGTATCGGCTGGGGGTGCCGGAGGAGGTGCCGGCGTGGCATGAGGTGGTGAACACGGATGCGGCGCGGTACGGGGGTGGTGACGTGGTCAACCCCGAGCCGGTGAAGCCGGAGCCGCAGAGCTGGCACGGGTGCCCGGCGAGCATCCGGCTGACGCTGCCGCCCCTGGCCACGGTCTGGCTGCGCCCGGCCTAG
- the treS gene encoding maltose alpha-D-glucosyltransferase, protein MIVNEPVPDTFEDTPANDRDPDWFKRAVFYEVLVRSFQDSNGDGVGDLKGLTAKLDYLQWLGVDCLWLPPFFKSPLRDGGYDVSDYTSVLPEFGDLADFVEFVDAAHQRGMRVIIDFVMNHTSDQHPWFQESRKDPEGPYGDYYMWADDDKAYPDARIIFVDTEASNWTFDPVRKQYYFHRFFSHQPDLNYENPAVQEEILSALKFWLDLGIDGFRLDAVPYLYAEEGTNCENLPATHEFLKRVRKEIDAHYPDTVLLAEANQWPEDVVDYFGDYSSGGDECHMAFHFPVMPRIFMAVRRESRYPVSEILAKTPAIPSGCQWGIFLRNHDELTLEMVTDEERDYMWAEYAKDPRMRANIGIRRRLAPLLDNDRNQIELFTALLLSLPGSPILYYGDEIGMGDNIWLGDRDAVRTPMQWTPDRNAGFSSSDPGRLFLPTIMDPVYGYQVTNVEASMSSPSSLLHWTRRMIEIRKQNPAFGLGSYTELQSSNPAVIAFLREYEDDLVLCVNNFSRFAQPTELDLSPFTGRHPVELFGGVRFPAIGDLPYLLTLGGHGFYWFRLRKDAA, encoded by the coding sequence ATGATCGTCAACGAGCCCGTCCCGGACACCTTCGAGGACACCCCCGCGAACGACCGTGATCCCGACTGGTTCAAGCGCGCCGTCTTCTACGAGGTCCTGGTCCGCTCCTTCCAGGACAGCAACGGCGACGGCGTCGGCGACCTCAAGGGCCTGACCGCGAAACTCGACTACCTGCAATGGCTGGGTGTCGACTGCCTGTGGCTGCCGCCCTTCTTCAAGTCGCCGCTGCGCGACGGCGGTTACGACGTCTCCGACTACACCTCCGTGCTCCCCGAGTTCGGCGACCTCGCGGACTTCGTGGAGTTCGTGGACGCGGCCCACCAGCGGGGCATGCGGGTCATCATCGACTTCGTCATGAACCACACGAGCGATCAGCACCCGTGGTTCCAGGAGTCCCGCAAGGACCCCGAGGGCCCCTACGGCGACTACTACATGTGGGCCGACGACGACAAGGCCTACCCCGACGCCCGGATCATCTTCGTGGACACCGAGGCGTCCAACTGGACCTTCGACCCGGTCCGCAAGCAGTACTACTTCCACCGCTTCTTCTCCCACCAGCCCGACCTCAACTACGAGAACCCGGCCGTGCAGGAGGAGATCCTCTCCGCGCTGAAGTTCTGGCTCGACCTCGGCATCGACGGCTTCCGCCTCGACGCCGTCCCCTACCTCTACGCCGAGGAGGGCACCAACTGCGAGAACCTGCCGGCGACCCATGAGTTCCTGAAGCGGGTGCGCAAGGAGATCGACGCGCACTACCCGGACACGGTGCTGCTGGCCGAGGCGAACCAGTGGCCGGAGGACGTCGTCGACTACTTCGGCGACTACTCCTCCGGCGGCGACGAGTGCCACATGGCGTTCCACTTCCCCGTCATGCCGCGCATCTTCATGGCCGTGCGCCGCGAGTCCCGCTACCCCGTCTCCGAGATCCTGGCGAAGACCCCGGCCATCCCGTCGGGCTGCCAGTGGGGCATCTTCCTGCGCAACCACGACGAGCTGACCCTGGAGATGGTCACCGACGAGGAACGCGACTACATGTGGGCCGAGTACGCGAAAGACCCGCGTATGCGCGCCAACATCGGCATCCGGCGCAGGCTGGCCCCCCTGCTGGACAACGACCGCAACCAGATCGAACTGTTCACGGCCCTGCTGCTGTCCCTGCCGGGCTCGCCGATCCTCTACTACGGCGACGAGATCGGCATGGGCGACAACATCTGGCTCGGTGACCGCGACGCCGTGCGCACGCCGATGCAGTGGACGCCGGACCGCAACGCCGGTTTCTCGTCGAGCGACCCCGGGCGGCTGTTCCTGCCGACGATCATGGATCCGGTCTACGGCTACCAGGTCACGAACGTCGAGGCGTCGATGTCCTCGCCGTCGTCGCTGCTGCACTGGACCCGGCGCATGATCGAGATCCGCAAGCAGAACCCCGCCTTCGGACTCGGCTCCTACACCGAACTCCAGTCGTCGAACCCGGCGGTCATCGCGTTCCTGCGGGAGTACGAGGACGACCTCGTGCTCTGCGTGAACAACTTCTCGCGGTTCGCGCAGCCCACGGAACTCGACCTCAGCCCGTTCACCGGCCGCCATCCGGTCGAGCTGTTCGGCGGGGTGCGATTCCCGGCCATCGGTGATCTGCCGTACTTGCTGACGCTCGGGGGCCACGGCTTCTACTGGTTCCGGCTGCGCAAGGACGCCGCCTGA
- a CDS encoding alpha-1,4-glucan--maltose-1-phosphate maltosyltransferase yields the protein MPAKHHQSSSPPTSRAADPASRATAPPVRGAATADPGPPAPAPAGAADGVGRIPVLDVRPVVQHGRRPAKAVTGESFMVTATVFREGHDAVAANVVLTGPEGRPGPWTPMRELAPGTDRWGATVTPDAPGHWTYRVEAWGDPVTTWRHTAQIKIPAGIDTDLVLEEGARLHERAAAGVPEGPARAVVLRAAEALRDESRPAAWRLSAALTPEVDEVLARYPVRDLVTASEPLPLLVERERALYGAWYEFFPRSEGTPERPHGTFETAARRLPAIAAMGFDVVYLPPIHPIGTTFRKGPNNTLSAGPEDVGVPWAIGSPEGGHDAVHPDLGTIEDFDRFVTWAKELGLEIALDFALQCSPDHPWVSKHPEWFHHRPDGTIAYAENPPKKYQDIYPIAFDADMDGLVTETLRILRHWMGHGVRIFRVDNPHTKPVVFWQRVIADINRTDPDVIFLAEAFTRPAMMHTLAQIGFQQSYTYFTWRTEKQELTEYLTELSGEAAAYMRPNFFVNTPDILHAYLQHGHRPAFEVRAVLAATLSPTWGVYSGYELCENTPLRDGSEEYLDSEKYQLRRRDWETAEAEGRTITPLITRLNAVRRANPALQQLRDLHFHHADKEVVIAYSKRSGSNTVLVVANLDPHHTQEATVSLDMPQLGLDWHESVPVRDELTGETYHWGRANYVRLLPGGAHVLVVGREPGGRPRDARGQALRPSTPQIGGSPAT from the coding sequence ATGCCCGCCAAGCACCACCAGTCGTCCTCACCCCCGACGTCCCGCGCCGCCGACCCGGCGTCCCGTGCCACGGCCCCGCCCGTCCGGGGCGCCGCCACCGCCGACCCGGGACCCCCGGCGCCCGCCCCGGCCGGCGCGGCGGACGGGGTCGGGCGCATACCGGTCCTCGACGTCCGTCCGGTCGTGCAGCACGGGCGCCGGCCCGCCAAGGCCGTGACCGGCGAGTCCTTCATGGTCACGGCGACCGTGTTCCGGGAGGGCCATGACGCGGTGGCCGCCAACGTGGTCCTGACCGGTCCGGAGGGCCGCCCGGGTCCCTGGACGCCGATGCGGGAACTCGCGCCGGGCACCGACCGCTGGGGCGCCACCGTCACCCCGGACGCGCCCGGCCACTGGACGTACCGGGTGGAGGCATGGGGCGACCCGGTCACCACCTGGCGGCACACCGCCCAGATCAAGATCCCGGCCGGCATCGACACCGACCTGGTGCTGGAGGAGGGCGCGCGGCTGCACGAACGCGCCGCCGCCGGGGTGCCCGAGGGCCCCGCGCGGGCGGTGGTCCTGCGGGCGGCCGAGGCGCTCCGGGACGAGTCCCGCCCGGCGGCCTGGCGGCTGTCGGCCGCGCTGACCCCCGAGGTCGACGAGGTCCTGGCCCGCTATCCGGTGCGGGATCTGGTGACGGCGTCGGAGCCGCTGCCGCTGCTGGTCGAGCGTGAACGGGCCCTGTACGGGGCCTGGTACGAGTTCTTCCCACGGTCGGAGGGCACTCCCGAGCGGCCGCACGGCACGTTCGAGACGGCGGCGCGCCGCCTGCCGGCGATCGCCGCGATGGGCTTCGACGTGGTGTACCTGCCGCCGATCCACCCGATCGGCACGACGTTCCGCAAGGGCCCCAACAACACCCTCTCGGCCGGGCCGGAGGATGTGGGGGTGCCGTGGGCGATCGGCTCGCCGGAGGGCGGGCACGACGCCGTGCACCCGGACCTGGGCACGATCGAGGACTTCGACCGGTTCGTGACGTGGGCGAAGGAGCTGGGGCTGGAGATCGCGCTGGACTTCGCCCTGCAGTGCTCGCCGGACCATCCGTGGGTGTCGAAGCACCCGGAGTGGTTCCACCACCGCCCCGACGGCACCATCGCCTACGCCGAGAACCCGCCGAAGAAGTACCAGGACATCTACCCGATCGCGTTCGACGCCGACATGGACGGCCTGGTCACCGAGACGCTGCGGATCCTGCGGCACTGGATGGGCCACGGCGTGCGCATCTTCCGCGTCGACAACCCCCACACCAAGCCGGTGGTGTTCTGGCAGCGGGTCATCGCCGACATCAACCGCACCGACCCCGACGTCATCTTCCTGGCCGAGGCGTTCACCCGGCCCGCGATGATGCACACGCTGGCCCAGATCGGCTTCCAGCAGTCCTACACGTACTTCACCTGGCGTACGGAGAAGCAGGAACTCACCGAGTACCTGACCGAGCTGTCGGGGGAGGCGGCCGCCTACATGCGGCCCAACTTCTTCGTGAACACCCCCGACATCCTGCACGCCTACCTCCAGCACGGACACCGTCCCGCCTTCGAGGTCCGCGCGGTCCTCGCCGCGACCCTCTCCCCCACCTGGGGCGTCTACAGCGGCTACGAACTGTGCGAGAACACCCCCCTGCGCGACGGCAGCGAGGAGTACCTCGACAGCGAGAAGTACCAGCTGCGTCGACGGGACTGGGAGACCGCCGAAGCCGAGGGCCGCACCATCACCCCCCTCATCACCCGGCTGAACGCGGTCCGGCGGGCGAATCCGGCCCTCCAGCAGCTACGTGACCTGCACTTCCACCACGCTGACAAGGAGGTGGTGATCGCCTACTCGAAGCGCAGCGGTTCGAACACGGTTCTGGTGGTCGCCAACCTCGACCCTCACCACACCCAGGAGGCCACGGTCTCGTTGGACATGCCGCAACTCGGCCTGGACTGGCACGAGTCGGTGCCGGTGCGCGACGAGCTCACCGGCGAGACCTATCACTGGGGCAGAGCGAACTATGTGCGTCTCCTGCCCGGCGGCGCGCATGTGCTCGTCGTCGGCCGGGAGCCCGGGGGGCGTCCCCGGGATGCGCGCGGCCAGGCTCTGCGACCGTCCACCCCGCAGATCGGAGGGTCACCCGCCACATGA
- a CDS encoding S8 family peptidase yields the protein MARTRTRRLRWASGLTAVTCVAALSAVGAPAHAAPEGRIRGAGLPGAVGGSYVVTLRQGTPALSAAGKSLAARYGVRISHTYGTVLNGWAVRADARQARRLAADPRVASVTQDTRVMLEDTQKNPPSWGLDRVDQANLPLDTSYRWPASAGAGVTVYVIDTGVRVSHRDFGGRAAYGWDFVDGDRTAGDGNGHGTHVAGTIAGTRYGIAKKAQVVSVRVLDDTGGGSTADVIAGIDWVTRHARKPAVANVSLGGPRNSQLDAAVRNSVASGVTYTVAAGNAGRSAALYSPAGVSQALTVGATDHTDRRAAFSNHGPALDLFAPGVSITSASYASDTAKATYSGTSMASPHVAGAAALYLAGHRKATPAEVSKALVARAVSGRISGRGAGSPDELLRVPRP from the coding sequence ATGGCACGGACGCGTACACGGCGTCTGCGCTGGGCGTCCGGCCTGACCGCGGTGACCTGTGTCGCCGCGCTCTCGGCCGTCGGCGCGCCCGCGCACGCCGCACCGGAGGGGCGGATACGGGGGGCCGGGCTGCCCGGCGCCGTCGGCGGCAGCTATGTGGTGACCCTCAGACAGGGCACGCCGGCCCTGTCGGCGGCCGGAAAGAGCCTCGCCGCGCGGTACGGGGTGAGAATCAGCCATACGTACGGCACGGTCCTCAACGGCTGGGCCGTCCGCGCGGACGCGAGACAGGCCAGGCGGCTCGCGGCCGACCCCCGGGTCGCCTCGGTCACGCAGGACACCCGGGTGATGTTGGAGGACACGCAGAAGAATCCTCCGTCCTGGGGACTCGACCGCGTCGATCAGGCCAATCTCCCGCTGGACACCAGCTACCGGTGGCCGGCGTCCGCGGGCGCCGGTGTCACGGTGTACGTCATCGACACCGGCGTGCGCGTCTCGCACCGGGACTTCGGCGGCCGGGCGGCGTACGGCTGGGACTTCGTGGACGGCGACCGGACCGCCGGCGACGGCAACGGCCACGGCACGCACGTCGCCGGCACGATCGCGGGCACCCGGTACGGCATCGCCAAGAAGGCGCAGGTCGTGTCGGTGCGCGTACTGGACGACACGGGCGGCGGCAGCACCGCCGACGTCATCGCCGGCATCGACTGGGTGACCCGGCACGCGAGGAAGCCGGCCGTCGCGAACGTCAGTCTGGGCGGGCCCCGCAACAGCCAGCTGGACGCCGCCGTACGCAACTCCGTGGCGTCCGGCGTCACCTACACGGTGGCGGCCGGCAACGCCGGGCGGTCCGCCGCGCTGTACTCCCCCGCCGGGGTGTCCCAGGCGCTCACCGTGGGCGCCACCGACCACACCGACCGCCGGGCCGCCTTCTCCAACCACGGCCCCGCCCTGGACCTGTTCGCCCCGGGCGTGTCGATCACCTCGGCGTCGTACGCGAGTGACACGGCGAAGGCCACCTACTCGGGCACGTCGATGGCGTCGCCGCACGTCGCGGGCGCCGCCGCGCTCTATCTGGCCGGGCATCGCAAGGCGACGCCCGCGGAGGTGTCCAAGGCGCTCGTGGCGCGGGCCGTGTCCGGCAGGATCTCCGGCCGCGGGGCCGGGTCGCCGGACGAACTCCTGCGCGTTCCGCGGCCGTAG